GAGTAAGCGTTTCTCAATTCCTTTCTAAGTCttatataactatatttttGGAGGCCTCAAACATGTCCTTGGTGTTTTGATCAATCTTGCAATAAACTTTTTTAAGACATGTCAGTTCCTCGTATCCTTGGTATCCTAATTTGCAAAGCCTAtggatatttttcaaattgttgcAATCAATGCTAGTACTTTAGACTCTTCTATAAGACATGGCAATTTCTTGTACCCTTGCATACTTATCTATTTTCACTGTGACGAACAGCGTTCAACTGGACTGGGTCGCATACTGTTGGAATTTCACATATACAAGCTGAATATGATAATTGCACAAGAGACCCTGGAGAAGTACTAAATAGCTTAGGTCCAGGAGTAATTGTACCTCTAGGCACAAGTGGTTCTTTCTATTTCTACTGCACCGTTGATGACCACTGTGGAAGTGGCCAGAAGTCCGCTATCAACGCTCTAACTAATGGCTCTGAACCTCCTAGTCCTAGCTCTGCTTCCTCTTTCACTATTGGTGCCTTTGTTGCAGCAGTTGTCTCCACTATAGTGATAACGGTCTTGATTTACGACTAAATATCACCAAATTATAGCAGATCTAATTTATTTGTCTGACTACTCTACCAGTATAGTAACCTTATGTATTATTCATGTAATCCAACATGTTTTGgtaataaaattcataataaaaataattgattatATGCAGTTTATGGATTACGAAATTGTTGTACATATAGCCGATCAATTCTAGGCAACGTCCAAACTCTGAAGAACTATTGGATGGAAGTAGATAATATCTAAGCAAATATATCATTATCCATGGGAATCAATGAAGATGTGGTTAAGATTTTATTGTTGAGTAATTTTATGACAAATTTGGTTGAAACCAACCAAGAGTAGCAATCTTAAACAGCGGTAGAGATTTGGCTGGATTTCGATGTCTCTAGTCAAGATATAATCAAATCTCAAAAGATTTCATCGGGATCTCGTCGGATCTATCACAAGATCTCCTCGGATATGTGTCTGAGAGAGAGGAGGAAAGGCAATGAACCATGAGATTTTGGAAGGGATCAGAGGTCTGTTAGGTTGATTAGACTCAGTTTTTCATGATAAGACCCACCAACCTACTCGCTGGTTTCAGTTCTTGGACATGGCCGCCTACCATCGCTAGCGTCGAATCAaactttttttggtttgggcCGGGTGGTTTGGGTGGATGGGTCGATTGGCAGGTCGGACTTGGACACTTCTAAAACCAATGATTTTGGacaaaaatttagcaatattttGTGAGACTTTCAGTAGAgcaaatcatttaaaaaagcCACCAACTTAAGTTTTCACGGCTGATTTATATCTAAGCATACCTCAAATCTTAGttgtattttaacaaaaatttcaacccTACTTCAGTAAGAATGAAGGCAGTAAcacaaaaccattaaaaaaaaaaaaaaaaaactcaaatctctCCATTTAACAATCCTTAAGAAGTTGTTTACTtccaaacacaaagaacactcTACCTATGTATTGGAGTTGTTGTAGTTGACGTTTGAAACCACAATGTTTACATCAAATCTTCAAGAAATTTTAGAATGGCTGAGATTATTGATgcaaaatgtattttattttgcatttcCAACTTGGCTCTCAATGCTCCCAATAAAAGGTGAAATGTTTACTCAAACCTTGATATTCGTGCACACATAAGAGCAATCATTGGAAATGCAAAATATAATGCATTTTGCATCACCAAAAAGTAACTTTTACCCAAGAACTTTAACAATATACTATAtatcctattttttattttgcattcaatcaaattaaaataatatattttctactTACATCAACAATAGCAAATGTAAAGTAGAAGGAGAATGTCAaaggatagagagagagagggaaataaatatatatatatatatatattttttttttttttaacatttgcATGAAGCTATAGTGTTATGCAAATATTCATAACAATATAGCATGTTGTAAAtgaaaaatgcaaaatgcattTCCTGATATatagagtctgtttggatagaacttattttgctgaaactgaaaacttaaaactgaaaacactgtagcaaaataatttttaaatgtgtgaatagtactgtgggacccatttttaatgaaaaagttgataaaaagtgtaatttgtgggtctgtgaacagtgcatatatgCATTATTCACGGCAGGAAGTCAatatttgcggttactgttcaatgaacagtaaccgcattactccaaaacaaaacgcgtgaaaaaaaaaaaaaaaaacgcaacgCAACGCAACTTAAGTCCaacccaaacacacacatagagtcggtttttgtttttgcatttttgtgAATAGTGTtatccatttttcttttttttgggttttgcatAACTTAATGGGAATactccaataaaaataaaaagttatgatAGGGAGACTAAAAATTTTTGCATaggtagagaaaatattaagacaAGACAAAGAAATGTGATAAtgacatattattttatattatattttatatatatatatatatatatatatatatatatatatctgtagggacaaagtttggtgcccaagcccaaaatgtatggaatCCTGGTCCAAAaagtccaatacaatgaattttgtagagtatgggtcaaagaactaggtttagATGAGTTGAGCAATGGCTTGCATGGAGTTAAGAAGCAATTGGACACAAATAAAAGCTATTATGATCAAAGGACCTTCCGTTCGAGAAGACTAGAATTTAACGTATAAATACAAATCATCACATTATGGTTATTTAGcatgctacagtattctctctcactcttttttcTGCCCTTTCTTTATGGGGGCTTTTCCCACATTATATAGGCTCTTCCTAATCATctggaccttacacttgttgatcaccTGGATCCCCACTTGAGtacccatcccatcagacacccctttcagccctctgtgagttgcggcagccaaggcagcactgttcaggggtcttctctacattaatgcggccagaaaagtagctgcagtgcatttaatgtggtggtggcagcttttctttagatattttgagttttcttccctCTCACGTGTTCAGAGGGCATACTTCAACTGCTTGAGTATAAACTTGGTCTGCGTTTGccgtgtccgaggaggagttcctcctcggaccttcttccctttatctcCTACTGATGAGGCTTGTAACGTAGATAATTTAAGTTGTGTTTCTCTCCTCGGACTTGTTagtgtcctcggacaaggcccaaggcccaatacattattttggaACCTAGCcctcacaatagcccctcaaaactccgatTTTTCTCTtccatccgaggagaaaagcggggttttaattatttaagaGATAAgaccaattaatttttggttcaCACATGTGGGAGTGGTTGCTTCTGACGCGTTGTAGATTACGAGGCGCTATTAATTGCTGTAGGCGGCTTTATGTTCCCCACATCCAATGGCGAAGTGCAGATCCAACAGCTGGCATTCCTCCTAGTATTTTGAGCGGGAGCaatcttttccatcctctcttgCTATATAAAGCCTTGAAGAAACTctctttgcctttcttttttacGAACATCCAAGAACTTCAGAGAATTCGAATGCCCAGTCTTCATAAAACACACCAGAGTAGTCATTCCTGTGAGaagtttttctttgaaaagatCTCTGAAAGCTTCAAAGGTTATTGTACGGGTACCTGTAAGTTCTCATTCCTTTACATTACCCTATTTTCATCTCAGCCTTCCTCCTCAGCCCTTCAATTCATCTAGATGGGTAAATTCAAGCGTTTAGTAGATACACCAGCCGCTATGGAGGCTTTAAGAGCTAGGTACTGCATTCCGCAGGGGGTGGTTTTAGAATATTGCCCTCCGGACCGAGTACTGACCGATAGAGATGTGTGTCAAgtcgtcattcccatgattgctttcatagagggaggaatgacatttcccatgcgtaggattacccaAGATTACTTGCTtaaccataggttgacaccTTATCAGTGCGCCCCCAACCTATTTAGGGTCTTGGGCAGCATAGATGTCCTGAACAAGCAGATGGGCTTAGGTCTCACATGGCACGATGTGGTtcacatgtacgagtgccacaaACTTGCCAGCGCGGGGTACTATCTTAAATCTCGGTTCGAGGTTGTTAGGCTAATATCCTATCTTCCTAAGTCCAATAAGATATGAAGGATGACTACCTGATTGCCTCGAGGGAATGGAGTGACGGTTTTCATTATCCAACTTGGGCAGGAGATCTAGGTGCGGTACCTTTAGGATTAATCCCTTGGGAAGGGGATTTaaccttttagttttattccTTTTGCTTggaatttcaaacttttttttttgtataaaatatcTTTTTAGCAATCTGACCATAATTCCCTTCTCGGCTGTTTTGTAGATAAAGCCCACGTTGCTCCTCAGCTCAGCCATACCAACTTTTAAGCCCTTAACTACCTCCTGAGGTTGGAGATCTTTGTTCACGAGGACAGACAATTGCGTGCCGCTCACCTGATCTTGGGTTACGAGCCCTTGTCCCACACTTTCCTGGACATCGGCCAATCAATAAAAGCTGGTAGTTCGAGGTTATCCTGGATTGACGTGTCAAAGCCGAGATTCTTGGCTCAAAGGGACCTTCCGCTGGTTACCTTGCCCATTCTTCAGAATCCTCCACCAGCTGCACAGCCACCTCCACAAGACCATCCTGGAGCCGCAGCATCTATTGAAGAGGAGATTGAGCCATCTCGCCTTTCACTAGAGGAGGAGATAAACGAATTCTATTTTGAAGAAGATAATCCAAAAGCTCCTCTAATTGAACACTCGGACACCGAGGGTGAGCCAGATAGAAACTCTGCCATTTGCATTTCTCCCCTTGTTATTGCCTGTCCGGACGATTCCTCCGATGAAGAGGTAGACAACATGGCTTCAAACAAAGGTAATAAAAACTTAAGGGAGCTTATGGCTACTCGGGGTAAAATGTCAACCTCGAAGGCGCCCACTAAGTTCTAAGCTCCCTCCATCCTTCCTCCTGCCCCTCCACAGGTCCCCGCTGACCTCGGCCTGAAAGTTAATCTcgacttgaagaagaaaaggccgaTCGAGTCGCTTGAGGAAGGTGAGGTGGGTCCTCGCCATGGCGCGAAACAACAAAAGGTGACCCGAAAGCCTCGAGACAAAAGGGCTCCATCGATAAACAGCCGCAATGAGCTGGAAAGGGCTAAAGTGCGCGTGGCACAGCTTACTTAGAGCCCTCAGCTTGAGGTGGATGGGGCACCAATTCCCTATAATGCCTTGGTCCAGGAATACCAAAGGGGCCGAGCAGGGTACATTGCTGAAGCCCTGGAGCAGCCCATGCTCCTTCCTAGGGACATGGACGCTTACAGGCATTTTTCGCAGAATGAACTCTTCCTATCCCTGTAGAGGGACCTTGCGATGGTAAGGCAACTTATCCTTTCACAGGAATAATTATTGAATCATACTTTATTCTAGCTCATGTTGTTTTGTGATCTTTGGGCAGATTACTCAACAGGTTTTTGTGGTCGAGGAGTAGTATCGTGATGCTCGCAAGCTGGCAGACGCTAAAGCCCTCTCTCGTGCCAAGATAGAGAAGACGCTAGGGGCCATCAAGCAGTAACAACATGAGCTGACTGAGATGTTTAAGGAGGCGGAATCAGGCCGTAAGAGCACTGAGACTGGCCTGAAAAATGCTGAGAAACAAGCTGAGGACCAACGCCAGAAGCTGCACGTGACTGAGATTAACCTTGCCACCAAGAAGCAAGTCGTTCTAGATCTCAAAGCCGCATTGCAGAAGGCTAAGGAGGAAGTCCAGCTAGCCAAGGAAGTAGCCGAGGCCAAGAAGAGGGTTGCTTATCAACTTGGAGTGGAGGAGATGCAAGTAAGGCTTACTGAGGAACTGTCAGAACTATGAAGGGACTACTGCGGCATTACATGGGATAAGGCTCTCAACGTTGCGGGTGTCCCTGTAGATTCTGCTTGGAGGCTGCTTGAAAACGTCTTCTATTCTCCAGAGATCCGGGAGGTCCCTGATGATGCCCCTGAAACTTCTGAGCAACCTGCGGCTATCCCTGATGCCATCCCAATAGCAGAAATTACTAAAGGCTCTAGCCAGGTCACTGATCAAGGTGAGGATACCGAGGGAGAGAAGGGCAAAGGCAAGGGCAAAGGGAAAAAACCCTCTTCCAAATGAAAGGATCCCTCCAAGGAGAAAGTTGTTAAGGCTGAGGGTTATGGGGCTGACCCAAAAGCCAAGGATGTTCCTCTTTCTCagctagagaaaaaaaaaaagatccccCTACTGAGGCTTAGCacctagggtttttctcttttttctttttgtatcaTTTTGAAGAGgagttgtattttatttttgttttcaaagacTTCTCATCCGATAGTATTGTATTATCTTCGTTtcttaatgtgaatgctctttctctcattctttgttcttctgcttgatgttgtttggattttattgcATTGTTCCGAGTAAATGTAACTGTGCCTTCAGTTGAAGTTTACAATAACATTTTGCCAATATAACTAAGTGTTTTGAGTAGGACTGTGCAATGAATCTTAGGTAGTGAAGGTtgtcatgcaggacttaggttctgtttaaaacttggatagatgccataagttattaatttcccctaagcctgcagttcgaggagccatgcaggacttaggttctatttaaaacttggatagatgccataagttattaatttcccctaagcctatggtccgaggagccatgcgaCTCCCTATGAGTTATGGAAGGGAAGGAAACCAAATGTTAAGTATTTCAGAATCTTCGGAAGTACTTGTTTCATtctcaaggatagagagaataTGGGAAATTTGACTCCCGAAACGATGAAGGAATATTTTTGGGATACTCCTTTGCGAGCAAGGCTTATCgggtatacaacaaaagaaccaaGAAAGTGATGGAAACTGTtaatgttgttattgatgaagTTTCAGAGAAAATTAGTCGGGAGATCCCCAAAGAAATTCTTCTTCCCAAGCCCAAGGATGTTCAAGAACTTGTTGATCAAGAGCCTACATCTCCAAGTACTCCGCCACTCCTAGTGTTGTAGAAGGTTCAGCAAACATGTCTACCTCACCTGATTCTGAATCCCATGAAGAGAAAGGACCTTCCTCCAAAGATTAAGTTGAATCATCCTCCTGAAGTTATTGTGGGAAACATGAATGAACTTACACTAAGAAAGCGTacagttgataaatgtgttgctaactttgtgttttattcttgttatttgtcACAGGTTGAACCCACCAATGTTAAGGAAGCACTTTAGGATGAAAGCTAGGTTGAAGCTATGCATGATGAACTACTTCAATTTCAAAGAAATGATGTTTGAACTCTAGTAACTCTAGTACCTAGACCGAAGAGTGAGCACATCATCGGCATAAAGTGGATATTCCGCAATAAGACTGATGAGGAGGGTAATGTGATCTGCAACAAGGCTCGTCTTGTGGCTCAAGGATACTTTCAAATGGAAGGAGTGGACTATGATGAGACATTTGCACCAGTAGCCCGTATGGAGTCCATCAGGATTCTCCTAGCCCTAGTGTGCCATTTGAAGTTCAAGCTTTAACAGATGAATGTCAAGACCACTTTCTTGAATGGGTTCCTCAAAGAAGATGTCTATATggctcaaccaaaaggattcattgatccacactttcCGAATCATGTGTTGTACCTCAAGAAGGCACTCTATGGTTTAaagcaagcccctagagcttggTATAATCGGCTTACACACTACTTGGTGTCACATGGGTTCACAAGAGGAAAAGCTGATCAAACTCTTTTCATCAAAAGGGAAAATGACGAGTTGATAGTTGCTCAAGTCTTggttgatgatatcatcttcAGGTCAACTAAGGATGAACTTGCACATAACTTCTCCAAGCTTATGCAGGCCAAGTTCaagatgagcatgattggagagtTGAATCACTTCCTTGGGTTGCAAATCCACCAGCAAGAGTTAGGTATAttcctatctcaatctaaatatgttagaaatcttgtgaaaaaatttggtttggaaTCTGCTAGTTTTGTTAGAACCCCTATGAGtccaaatgttaaactcactgttGACTTATTGGAGAAAAATGTTGATTCATCCCTATATAGAAGAATGATAGATAGTCTTATTTACCTTGCTGCTAGTAGACCTGACATTAGTTACAGTGTCggagtgtgtgctagatatcaggctaatcccaaagagtctcatatgattgctttgaaaagaattataaaatatGTCAAAACCACTGCCAACTTTGGTGTGTGGTATTGCAAGgacacaaatgatgtcttaCCTGGGTATTCTGACGCAGACTGGGCtgggaatgctgatgatagaaagagtacttTAGGGGGTTGTTTTCATAtgggtaataatcttgtctcctAGATGAGCAAAAAGCAGAATTCCATCTCATTATCCACTGCAGTGGCTGAATACATCGCTGCCTGTAGCTATTGCACCTAACTCCTATGGATGCGAAAACTCCTCCTTGATTATGGTATCCTTCAAGAGCATCTTAGCATCTACTGTGACAATACCAGTGCcatcaacatctctaagaatccAGTTCAACATTCTTgaactaaacacatagagattcgaCATCACTTCATTTGGGAGCTTGTCGAAGATGGTACTCTCACTCTTGAATTCATTCACACTGATGATTAGAAGGATGATTTGTTCACCAAAACTCTTCAAAGCAAATGGTTTGAATTCCTTCGccaaaacattggtgttatctccatggattgatctcctcttctcctcctccttcctcatgcatttgcatctagttttatgtttttctttgtttaacatgtttatgtttgtttattttcagttttgctttattttgattttcataaaaaattgaaaaaattagaaaaatacaaaaccagtgtgtgttttgtgtacattgatacttgtgtaccttaaatggccattgaaacaaagttttctaaactttgtgtCATTtatagcttagatgagcatctctatgcgcaactaagcaagtgagctttgtggctcgtgtttgtgatgagtaacaTTAAGTAAtttcttatacttaacactcatatcactctttttgataggaaggactagaaaatcctaagagaaatacataaataacaatctcaccactgttgcctgccaatcatgaaatggcatctgtatgcttcgacatagcaaaagtgcaatgtcaaaagtttaacataattgggtatctcttttctctctcttatatgcccatgcatagttcgtttaaaagaaaaatatgcaaagaaaaataaaagcaaaaagaatcaaaatgctttatatatgattgcaagcgtgtcttctaggagatgtgggagttataggatgtacctcgaaggtaatagtccccatcaagcagttatgattgtatgtgagttaaagtgattttcacatatctcaaatcatcataaaatGTAGACAtttatgcaatcttgtgatgtttttcacgcacaacatgcaatattctttgctactcttgatatatgtgcaggtacaatgtgatttggctatcacaaagaatacatgtgttaatgtatgcttactaaactgtcctgacttgtttttgaaatataaaactagttagacttgtttagtatgtgtgtgtgcTTTTGGATTTAAATGCTTGacattttcttgttgagagatgtttttgagagcttaaaatgttgttttgatcTTTAGTTGAGTAGTATGTTTGATTACATTcatgtttatatttttctcttctttgaaaaattgtttttaagcaatcttgatagcttctcgacacctctcaatagttaggctatctatcgagcctcTTAAGCTTCTTTTCTCGATAGTTGTTATCGCAATTCTAATCCATCGAGGTTTTTGAGAATCAGtctcgatagctgctcgacagCTTCTTGATCCATCGAGGAAGTTTCTATATGCTCGATAGATTCTCGATAGCTGCTCAATCCATCGAGGTCACTTTGGTGTGGACACCTCTTTatagctcctcgatagcttcaTCTAGCTGTTTTTAATTCTCGACACCTCACGATACTTGCCGATTCATCGAGCTGCATATTTGTCTATATATAGGGTTAGCGCgaatttctctcatttctccCCGATCTCTCTCGACAGAACTTGTCTCCTCACCTTCCcaaactcatctctctctctctaaacatCAAACCCAGAAGCTTTTTGGCCGAAagatcttcttcttcctctggtATGATCTCATTTCACTCATCTTATCATGCATTTCATCTTTTTAGCCtaacttttgggattttttttgaaaaaattctggtttttcaaaattgatgagtttttcacaaaatttttgggttggtttttgtttaaatgagtttaaattatcatgcattgcatcgcatttgcattttaacaatgattcatgcattttagatgtgtgcttaatatgttgaaatgatgtgtgctggtaggattagattaggctgagcccatgatgtttttccttttgcatgtcacatgttcatgcattattCATGCAAACGTACCTTCATTTATCTCTATTTTGATATTGATCTGTATTggtacttttctctctctctctctctctctctctctctctctctctctctctctctctctctctctctctctctctctctctctctctctccttcttcggTTAGTTTGCTCTATGGCACCCAAAAAGAGCAAGTCTACTCAGTCCCGAAACCCTCTTTGTTCCAAGGCATCTTCCTCTGATTCTACCCCCTCCCATGTCAAGTTCCATAATGATAAAGCCCATAAGGACTTTTCAGAGAACTTCTCATGACGCAGCATTCATTTAGAACGCCAAGTCGTTCCATCGGACTTTTCCAATACTGACCTTTCCACTGTCATCTACagtaggggttgggagtcactatgTGGCATCCCAGTCACCTGTCCTTCGgtgatcatacaggagttttactccaacatgcacagATTCAACTATTCTATACCTCATTTTGTCACTTACattcgaggtacgcgcattgtaGTCACTccagatcttatatccaaagTGCTACACGTACCGAGGGTAGAGTTTACTGACTACCCCAGCTGTAAGTGTCttaggactgtgtccaaagatgaacTCTCGTCTCACTTCTGTGAGACACCTTCTTCTTGGGGTGACCGTCAAAACACCCATTGCTCAAGCTTTATAAAAGGTCCGaggttccttaacatggtgatgacattcgtTCTTCAtccattgtctcactataactccattactaagcctcatgctcgatttttgttatcccttcTTAAGGGactcactatagattttccctCTCACTTAATTCTCTCCCTTATAGATGTTTATAGGGATACAgcgacccgtgataagctcattttcccttcgACTATCATGTGGATTATCTGCCATTTTTCTGTCACCTATCCTAAGTCTACACACTTCTTTcttatgtgtgccatagacACAGCGACTTTTCGACGAAGCGGCCACAAACCGAGATGAGAACTCCTCCAGCTACTTCCATTCCATCCACCTCCGCTCCTTCTTCTTCTGCGGGTGGAGTGACTCTcgaggccatcatggcacagcttatgcgcatggatgctcgccttgacactctTAGTGATGAGTTATGTCAAGTGAACACCCATGTTGGTCGTATCGCACGACGACAGGCTGTCATGGGTGGTTtcgctgcttcttcttctccatctccacTGACTTCAGAGGATAAGAGTGATGATGGCTCCGGTAGTGATGATGCTGATAAGGACGGTGATGCTAGTGACGAAGAGATGACTGCTTAAGTtacttgccctttgtcattagtgacaaaaagggggagtagttttgggagGAGAGTAGTCATGtatttagggggagagttagcaaatgatatttttgtttaggTGAGTGTTTATATTTTGAGGGATATAGTGagattattatatattttcttttctttcttttacttttaccACATGTATACTGGTCTTGTAAccatttgacatacattgtacttatcttttgATATATAGATGTAGATGTATGTTTATTCACCTAtctcttcatgtgttgtttcttttctctctatatgCATATGCTTCTTATAttttgtatgcaatcttttatatttttgtttcacactaagatgtcatgatgagttttgtttaaaatgtttcagaaatacaggttgtcaaagtctttctTGCCACGAACTCTctttttgcaaagtttttcaagagtttgtgttagaatagattttattgtattcaacaagtgagtatgagttgagtgatttatgacttctctcatatgttcatttgtttgttgtggttttgtcacggattgccaaagggggagattgttaggacatatgtgaatcattttaggaacatatgttaatgtagaattggctaatcttttgacaaaatgcactttacttgtaattgggtagatctaggttatgtttaatacttcaaggaacaagatttcaagtccaagtgttaaagccatgcaaatctgtccaagaatcaagtgaagaagtgctggattttaaaactcgacagccaGCTCAACAGATAGCatttatcgagatttaaaaggcATGTTTAGCCCGATGCTCGACAGTTTCtcaatagataccctatctatcgagatttaagaaaattagattttcagatctgatttcactccaatccttGTATacatgtttgggctttcttttctcacaaccctaaacatatataaggattattttaagggccgtcacagctgatgcaagtgagtgcaacttgatgcaaaggtttttcataagcatattgtgactggagacaatttttcctagttcatctttctcttcaagaagttGCTGTATTTGtacgccatagggttttgtaaccaaggagttttgtgatcttcattgtgttgatgaactgaaaaattttgcagccaacatccttctcaagttggtggttagtcacgtacttggatccatgcatcaattggttagtcacgtacttggatccgtacatcaattggttaattcatcataaggggtcaatacattcttggcttaTCAACATGGGCTTGATTTCCTTTATGATCAGAGAACCAAGATTTCAATCCTCCTTTCCCCATTtgatgtaatatttttttaatataaaaaaattctttaactCTATTTCGATAGaaatcaatttttcaaaaacaaattttgcaTTAATTTGTAATGTTAGATGCGATAGACAAGACAAGTCAACAAAAAACGTTTATTGTAATCAACTAAAAACCAACCCAATATAGGAGAAAACATTTTCTAActgattttattgttttggatCACACAACACACCACTAGAGAAGTTTTGGGGAGcaagaaaatagtaaaaaagtAAGATAAGTTGTTTACTTCCAAACACTTATTAGATTACTACCTATGTATTGGAGTTGCTGCTGAAACCACAGCTGCTTCCACATTAAATTTGAGTGTTCCCATTGCTGGTTTAGTCCATTTGAGAATGACATCCTAACCTACAATGTATAATTTGAGGTTGTTCATTTAGGTTTTTGTGAATGTAAAAGATATTCTCTCATGCCTATTTCATTCATGGACTCTATCATATATAG
This DNA window, taken from Quercus robur chromosome 2, dhQueRobu3.1, whole genome shotgun sequence, encodes the following:
- the LOC126715424 gene encoding umecyanin-like; this translates as MARGMGLCCCFIVVVMALPKGATAAQTYLVGDSFGWKVPPNSSYYTIWASKRIFYVGDKLTFNWTGSHTVGISHIQAEYDNCTRDPGEVLNSLGPGVIVPLGTSGSFYFYCTVDDHCGSGQKSAINALTNGSEPPSPSSASSFTIGAFVAAVVSTIVITVLIYD